The following proteins come from a genomic window of Aspergillus oryzae RIB40 DNA, chromosome 4:
- a CDS encoding glycoside hydrolase family 76 protein (predicted protein): MFWKSLRAFLGRLPLLVGVEVTRCGVNFVGDDSLKQAGKAVAAPMMDFYKKNETEGIPGKLTDTWYVAGSMFMTLIQYWQASGDDTYNAVVSNDLMFQAGENYDYYSKNVSDWLGNDDQMFWGLATITASEAGFPEISGKPSWTSLARVVFNMEVERWDKSACNGGMRWQLWPYQEGYTMKNAISNGGLFELAARLARFTKNETYSEWADRIWDWSASTPLLQTDRWYIADSTSNLNNCSDAGDQQWSYNYGTYLAGAAFMYNHTNGSDKWLKRVDGLLNSVLTTFFPKEGNGVVLSEVACEPILTCDRNQLCFKGYVAMWLAFTAILVPSTRELITPKLQGSAAAISKQCSGGDQNLCGERWYSTEPVGPTGLEVQMAALGGITSNLMLFEAQSPKTIESNPNATETEIDHHSDEEPNKPKPITTGDRAGAGIITVVVAIAVAGTVVWMIVP, translated from the exons ATGTTTTGGAAGAGCTTACGTGCTTTCTTGGGACGTTTGCCCTTATTGGTAGGGGTTGAGGTTACGCGCTGTGGTGTGAATTTTGTGGGTGATG ACTCCCTGAAGCAGGCCGGCAAGGCCGTTGCTGCACCCATGATGGATTTctacaagaagaatgaaaccGAAGGCATTCCCGGCAAACTCACCGACACATGGTATGTGGCCGGGAGCATGTTCATGACGTTAATTCAATATTGGCAAGCGTCCGGCGATGACACCTACAATGCCGTCGTATCGAATGATTTAATGTTCCAAGCGGGCGAGAATTATGATTACTATTCTAAGAATGTTAGCGACTGGTTG GGCAACGACGACCAAATGTTCTGGGGTCTAGCAACGATAACCGCCTCCGAGGCCGGATTCCCGGAGATCTCCGGCAAGCCCTCATGGACATCTCTTGCCCGCGTGGTGTTCAACATGGAAGTAGAACGATGGGATAAATCAGCCTGCAACGGCGGCATGCGGTGGCAGCTCTGGCCCTACCAGGAAGGGTACACTATGAAAAACGCAATTTCAAACGGTGGGCTTTTTGAACTGGCGGCCAGACTGGCTCGATTCACTAAGAATGAGACCTATTCGGAATGGGCAGACCGTATCTGGGACTGGTCGGCCAGCACGCCACTTCTACAAACTGATCGTTGGTACATCGCTGACTCAACGTCCAATTTGAACAATTGTAGCGATGCGGGAGACCAGCAGTGGTCTTACAACTACGGCACGTATCTCGCCGGCGCGGCTTTCATGTATAACCAT ACAAATGGCTCAGACAAGTGGCTCAAGCGTGTTGACGGCCTTCTAAATTCTGTATTGACGACCTTCTTCCCGAAAGAAGGTAACGGCGTTGTACTCTCCGAAGTTGCCTGTGAACCTATCCTGACATGCGACCGGAACCAGCTCTGCTTCAAGGGATACGTCGCTATGTGGTTAGCATTCACGGCAATTCTGGTTCCCTCAACGAGAGAGCTTATCACGCCTAAGCTGCAGGGGTCCGCTGCTGCTATCTCGAAGCAATGTTCCGGGGGAGACCAAAACCTCTGCGGAGAACGGTGGTATTCAACCGAGCCAGTGGGTCCAACTGGATTGGAGGTCCAGATGGCTGCCCTGGGTGGTATCACGAGCAATCTAATGCTCTTCGAAGCGCAATCACCCAAGACTATCGAGTCTAACCCAAATGCCACAGAAACCGAGATCGACCACCATAGTGATGAGGAGCCGAATAAGCCGAAGCCAATTACTACTGGTGATCGGGCGGGAGCGGGGATTATTACGGTCGTAGTCGCAATCGCTGTGGCTGGGACTGTGGTATGGATGATAGTACCGTAG
- a CDS encoding uncharacterized protein (predicted protein), with translation MNPHSDVFRNNVIAVDVLAVVSIVLRFVARRIRKVTLGADDCLIVASLVNPLLVTLANRNTNEISVCRLCSSRFPALLWEVRWDPCQVSLEITANESLIHYGMGYDKEDLSAESSLMVAKLLYVFEILYVVNLLTIKLSILMMYRRIFTNISRLFRVGAMICGAVVTLWATAFVPTAIFQCTPVARAWDIDIPGHCINLQLGFYCVALPNILTDIAILSLPIRSCWQLHRSVLYRLSLIGVFMLGIL, from the exons ATGAACCCTCATTCGGATGTGTTTCGAAACAATGTCATCGCCGTCGATGTGCTTGCTGTCGTCAGCATCGTGCTTCGTTTTGTCGCTCGACGCATCCGCAAAGTGACTCTAGGTGCCGATGACTGTCTCATCGTTGCAAGCCTGGTAAATCCGCTATTGGTGACTCTGGCTAATCGCAATACTAATGAGATATCGGTGTGTAGGCTTTGCTCTTCACGATTTCCGGCATTGCTCTGGGAAGTAAGGTGGGACCCCTGCCAGGTCTCTCTCGAGATCACTGCTAACGAGTCAT TGATTCATTATGGAATGGGATACGACAAAGAGGATCTTTCCGCCGAAAGCTCGCTGATGGTGGCTAAA CTGCTCTACGTCTTTGAGATCCTTTACGTGGTCAACCTCCTTACCATCAAGCTTTCAATCTTGATGATGTACCGCCGTATTTTCACCAACATCTCTCGTCTGTTCCGCGTAGGCGCAATGATCTGTGGTGCGGTGGTCACTCTCTGGGCCACTGCCTTTGTGCCGACCGCCATTTTCCAGTGCACGCCGGTGGCCAGGGCTTGGGATATCGATATACCTGGTCACTGCATTAATTTACAACTAGGCTTCTACTGTGTCGCGCTACCCAATATTCTCACCGATATTGCCATTCTATCTCTGCCCATCCGATCTTGTTGGCAGTTACACCGGAGCGTCCTCTACCGTCTGTCCCTCATTGGTGTCTTCATGTTGGGTATTTTGTGA
- a CDS encoding uncharacterized protein (synaptic vesicle transporter SVOP and related transporters (major facilitator superfamily)) — protein MAENRCLIRLNRHTLAVTIIFKKQCADYGPRLTMQGSKHGSDGAQYAFPTWRKCLILTDACFVVFTSSSALCSMFPATAQIAAELSTTVETLHIANACVQIAMGISLFVWQPIRSFIGRRNAYLLAILTLFCFSIGAALAINASMFIAMRIIVGITGTFLLVAGQELLAETFDPVARGAAFGYMQIGNTTGLTIGPCIGGIIVSFTRWRIIYWLQVGLAGLGLILSSLFIPNEKGKSETVHGSISRLAALNPVNLLKPLVYPNIVITGSERCPEIQHILTSKQDIACGFLVFFQFIVLTSIPHIINPRFHFTTPLVSGLFYLAPGGGFVLGSLVGGIVSDRTTKRYIAKRNGIRLPQDRLNGSLPMWLGFMPVSMVIYGWTLDLEVGGMAVPIISVFFAAGGIVVAFNGLNTYTAEALPEHRFAAISGKYIIQYGFGAVSTAAVVPLIDAIGVGLVFTICAIISVIGGVGVFLVAKYGLQMQNHRFSSRV, from the exons ATGGCCGAGAATAGATGTCTCATTCGTCTTAACCGCCACACACTAGCTGTTACTATCATTTTCAAGAAACAATGCGCCGATTATG GGCCAAGATTGACCATGCAAGGTTCAAAGCATGGCTCTGATGGAGCGCAATATGCCTTCCCAACTTGGCGGAAATGTTTGATTCTCACCGATGCTTGCTTCGTGGTTTTCACCAGTTCTTCCGCCCTGTGCTCCATGTTTCCGGCGACCGCGCAAATCGCAGCCGAGCTGTCCACCACGGTAGAAACACTCCATATTGCTAATGCGTGTGTCCAGATTGCCATGGGCATATCTTTGTTCGTCTGGCAGCCGATACGGAGTTTTATTGGGCGCCGGAATGCATACCTTCTGGCAATCCTCacccttttctgtttctctaTCGGTGCAGCCCTAGCTATCAATGCGAGCATGTTCATCGCGATGAGAATCATTGTTGGGATCACAGGGACGTTCCTTCTGGTGGCAGGACAAGAACTACTGGCAGAGACATTCGATCCG GTTGCACGTGGAGCAGCATTCGGATATATGCAGATAGGAAATACCACAGGTCTCACCATTG GACCTTGTATTGGCGGCATTATTGTCTCTTTCACCCGTTGGCGGATAATATACTGGTTACAAGTCGGATTAGCCGGCTTAGGCCTGATACTATCGTCGCTCTTTATTCCgaatgagaaaggaaaaagcgAAACAGTCCATGGATCAATTTCAAGACTTGCGGCATTGAATCCGGTAAATCTCCTCAAGCCGCTCGTTTACCCAAATATAGTTATCACA GGTTCCGAGAGGTGTCCCGAGATACAGCATATCCTTACATCGAAGCAGGATATTGCGTGCGGCTTTCTGGTATTCTTCCAATTTATTGTCCTCACATCTATCCCACATATTATTAATCCTCGATTCCACTTCACCACACCGTTGGTCAGCGGTCTTTTCTATCTCGCACCTGGGGGAGGCTTCGTTCTTGGATCATTAGTTGGGGGGATTGTCTCTGACAGGACCACGAAACGGTACATTGCGAAGAGGAACGGGATCCGTTTACCTCAGGATAGGCTGAACGGTAGTCTACCCATGTGGCTGGGGTTCATGCCCGTAAGCATGGTCATTTACGGGTGGACGTTGGACCTGGAAGTGGGCGGAATGGCTGTCCCAATTATAAGCGTGTTTTTCGCGGCTGGTGGTATCGTTGTAGCTTTTAACGGGCTCAATACGTACACCGCGG AAGCACTCCCTGAACATCGATTCGCTGCCATCAGTGGCAAATATATCATCCAATATGGATTCGGGGCTGTGAGCACCGCCGCCGTGGTGCCATTGATTGATGCCATTGGGGTGGGTTTGGTATTCACTATCT GTGCTATAATCAGCGTTATTGGGGGAGTTGGGGTCTTTCTTGTTGCCAAGTATGGCCTTCAGATGCAGAATCACCGGTTTAGCTCGAGAGTATAG
- a CDS encoding cytochrome P450 (cytochrome P450 CYP2 subfamily), producing MLVLVSLVLCLTGFCLLQWALKERKIVKGLPPGPRPKPIIGNLLDLPPPGALDWLHWLKHKELYGPISSVTIFGQTIIIINGHRVANELMEKRSGVHSSRPHVPIAELAGWQYTLGFIPYDSRLRAYRRALHQEMGNATSISKYHNILDMETHRLLFRILKTPDCLMQHLRKEAGSIILRITYGYITEPEAYDPLIDLVDKAMEDFAQVILPGGWLVNFIPMLKYLPSWFPGCDWQRRAKAFKQRAKAMTDIPYAFVKQQHEQQKHIPSYVSRLLEQNNIKLGSEEELVVKWSAQSIYGGGAETSVSVFACFFQVMALHLNVQKKAQEEIDRVVGASRLPDLSDCKNLPYINAVVKEVLRWHPVAPMGVAHASSKEDIYHRYVIPKGAILVPNIWAMAHDPDFYHNAMDFEPERFLKSGRNEQNPEYDPHQFIFGFGRRTCPGQHLVSANLSLGVARVLAVFNITNAVRDGKKVPISPEFSPGVISRPAPFELSIQVRNAECKRLIEAVGMKFPWEESHAEALAQLRI from the exons ATGTTGGTCCTAGTCAGCCTCGTCTTGTGTCTCACGGGCTTCTGTCTTCTCCAATGGGCTctgaaggagaggaagattGTGAAAGGGCTCCCGCCGGGGCCGAGGCCAAAGCCCATAATCGGTAACCTGTTGGACCTGCCACCACCGGGCGCTCTCGACTGGCTGCACTGGCTCAAGCATAAGGAACTGTATG GGCCAATTAGCTCAGTAACGATTTTTGGTCAAACAATTATCATCATAAATGGACATCGAGTCGCAAATGAACTCATGGAGAAACGCTCGGGAGTGCACTCCTCCAGGCCACATGTTCCCATTGCAGAACT AGCAGGCTGGCAGTATACATTGGGCTTTATCCCTTACGATAGCCGGCTGCGCGCGTATCGGAGAGCGTTACATCAAGAGATGGGCAATGCTACTTCGATTTCGAAATACCATAATAttctggatatggaaacaCATCGTCTATTATTCCGTATACTGAAAACCCCAGATTGTCTTATGCAGCACCTCAGAAA GGAAGCTGGCTCTATCATCTTAAGAATTACATACGGCTATATCACGGAGCCGGAGGCATATGATCCTTTGATTGACTTGGTTGACAAAGCCATGGAGGACTTTGCACAAGTTATTCTTCCTGGAGGTTGGCTAGTTAATTTTATTCCAATGC TGAAATATCTACCCAGCTGGTTTCCTGGTTGTGATTGGCAAAGAAGGGCTAAAGCGTTCAAGCAAAGGGCAAAGGCGATGACAGATATCCCGTACGCCTTTGTGAAGCAACAACATGAGCAGCAGAAGCATATACCATCATATGTGTCAAGGCTTCTCGAGCAGAACAATATAAAATTGGGCTCGGAGGAGGAGTTGGTGGTAAAATGGTCTGCCCAGTCTATCTAcggcggaggagctgaaaCA TCCGTCTCTGTATTTGCATGCTTTTTCCAGGTTATGGCATTACACCTGAATGTACAGAAGAAGGCACAGGAGGAAATCGACCGTGTTGTAGGAGCCAGTCGTCTACCAGATTTATCCGACTGTAAAAATCTTCCATATATCAATGCGGTGGTAAAGGAGGTTCTCCGATGGCACCCAGTTGCGCCTATGGGGGTTGCTCATGCATCAAGTAAGGAAGATATATACCACCGCTATGTTATTCCTAAGGGTGCGATCTTGGTCCCTAATATCTG GGCCATGGCTCATGATCCAGATTTTTATCATAATGCAATGGATTTTGAACCAGAGCGCTTCTTAAAGTCCGGTAGAAATGAACAAAATCCGGAATATGACCCGCACCAGTTTATCTTCGGGTTTGGGCGTCGAACCTGCCCAGGACAGCACCTGGTTTCTGCTAATCTATCCCTTGGTGTTGCGCGAGTGTTGGCTGTTTTTAATATTACCAATGCAGTTcgggatggaaagaaagttCCTATTTCTCCCGAGTTTTCCCCTGGGGTTATTAGTCGTCCGGCTCCATTTGAACTGAGTATTCAGGTCCGTAACGCGGAGTGTAAGAGGCTCATTGAAGCAGTGGGGATGAAGTTTCCTTGGGAAGAGAGCCATGCGGAGGCACTCGCACAATTGAGGATCTGA
- a CDS encoding lipocalin-like domain-containing protein (predicted protein): MSAQVMRPGTPQHEGQEFLSGTDEELAVAMRHYLAYSGRFTVPDMASTENSTRRVIHEVEMSSYPNWIGTTQERVVHIKGDILELSTVHPLVISGIEQRSFLTWRKLPRLT; this comes from the exons ATGTCGGCTCAAGTTATGCGACCCGGAACTCCGCAGCACGAGGGACAAGAGTTTCTGTCGGGAACGGATGAAGAACTTGCAGTGGCAATGAGACATTACTTGGCTTACTCGGGTCGATTTACGGTACCGGACATGGCTTCGACGGAGAACAGCACCAGACGAGTGATACATGAAGTGGAGATGTCTTCTTATCCCAACTGGATAGGTACCACTCAAGAGCGGGTCGTGCACATCAAGGGGGATATCCTTGAGTTATCTACAGTTCACCCTCTTGTCATTAGT GGTATTGAACAGCGAAGCTTTTTGACATGGAGGAAATTACCGCGGCTGACATGA